agaatgagcCCCCAAAGGATCAAAAGTGAAGATTAATGACacactaaagaaaataataattttgaggaaaaaacactttctgaaaacatttcatttaaggatttaaatgatttttttgcctgaaaaaacCTTCTGAGGAATTAAGCAGATGCAAGTCAGAAGCAGACTGACAGAAATCCCAGCTGGCAACAACCACACTCGAGATGTCTGGAAAAGGTACAAAACAAAAGAGTTTACATTTGCAGTATTGCTTTTATCAACATGAATACAGAGTATAACTTACTTTCCCCACATTTCCTTTGCATGGACCCTCTTATACCCCTGCAGACTTCCTTTGAGTTCTGTCCAGCACAGGGAGACCAAGAATTAATTTATGCCATAAGCcccatttttgttcttttctctgacATCTGTTAGCTCCAGATACCAAAAGGCGAGTTATGGAAACCCTGACCTGAGCGCAGCAGGGCTCAGGCCAAGACTGCAAAGAGCTGCTGGTTCCTGAAATAGGCAGTGCATGAAAAAGATGGGTCTGTTCATCCATAAATCAGGAAGTTAAAATGCTTTGTGAAGATGCCTGGCTCTGAGGAACCCCAGCAAAGAAGCAGTTTAACCTTCGTAACAGACATTATGGACTTTCTGTACACAGACTGCATTTGACCACTAATTGAGAAAAACCCCTAGCGTCAGTCACAGAgaattttatttgctgtaaCATTTTAGGAGAGTACAGTACAAAGCCTGCAGTTTGATTTGCAATACTTGTTCTCCTGAGCAGTGCAGGTGTCAAGATACAGGCATGATTTGGGAGCTGAAAGTCAGCGCTCAGGTCAGCAGCCAAGTAGCCAACTTGAGAACGAGCCCAGACAAAGCGTCCCACAACGAGATGCCTCAGAGAGCCAACGTGAGGCTCTTGGACATGGTGCCACCCTGCAAGGCCCCACAGGTGATAGCCCACAGGACCAAGGGCAAGGGCCAGCAGTGGCAGGAGAAGTCCCTGGGAGGCAGAGGTTTGCAGGCTtgttctctccttccccttctcctctctccagaCTCTCCCCGTCTCCTTGATGCATTACAGCCCATATTATATTAGCTCTTTAGGATATGCTATTACTATGAAATTGACCTTCTGTCTAGATCTTTCTTAGTCTTCGTTTCCCCACCAAACCCAAAGAGAATTTGGATGCCATCTACAAATAAATAGAGGGGGGTACTAAATTCAAGCTCAGCGTAAAGAGCACAGTCCCCTTTGAATTCAGCAGCGGAGTCCAGCTCTAAGCAGCTGACATTTAACGTAGGGCTTAAATTCTCCAAAAGATTGTGTAAGCCCATCGGAGTCTTACTTCCTTTCGTTTGGTATTTGGACGAGTagggaaaaaaggacaaagttttatataaaagacaTGGCCTAGGGAGTGTGGAAAGAAGAGCTAGTACAAGGTGAAAGACAGGGgatctgaaagcagaaaaaaacccgAACTTCACTAACTGGAAGTTactaactcatttttttctcattattacCTTACAGGGAAAacaagttttgatttttttttattctttttttaagtgccAAGAAATTTGGGTTGGATTCTGATCTGAAGTCAGTACAAACCTAGAGGAACTTCATTCACTCCAACAGAACTTCCCTCTACTTTAACAGGAGCCCCTGAAGCCGAAATTGTGTGCAAGGATACAGCCTCATCATTCGAAAGGGGCCGGCGCCTCCTATCACGGCAGCTGTGAATAAACGTGCCGTGAGCAGGAACTAAAATAGCTCTAGAATCACTGTCAGCCAGTGATGGATGGCAGGAAAAGTGCCAACAGGAACAGCTCCATCCCTTTCGCACATCAGTTTCGTGCATGGCACAAAAGCTCATGCAAGTGTATACCTGCTCTGGAAAGATTAGACAGATTTGCAGACAAGTTACAAGCAGGTGATTAAAGGCAATAGGCAGGAAGGTATATCCAATAACTCTGagtgctgaggaggaggaggtaaaGAGCTGCAAAAAGTGTCCCCGCTGAAGCAACAGCGGAAGGCATAATACTGGcctgtttttcttatttatgtgCATTTCCCCATACTAATGTCATCCTATCCTTTTAATGTTCACAGACTAAGAAGAGTGCTTCCTCAAAAATTATTGGATATTTCACTGTTAGCTGCAAATTGTCATTTTTCTACTCCATTGACCACATTCCTAAATTACCATatgttacatttcttttataaatttaatttatattacatttattttataaatgttataGATTATTATAGCTCTTGTTCCAGATATATGCTGTCATACAGGGAGTCATCAAAAAAGACACCCCTGTGTTCATACTTGGGTACATATAGTTTGGGACCTGTCACTGCAAGAGCATGCCAGGATTAGCTGACTGTTCCTTTAAGGGTGCCAAAGGTGGATGTTGAAAGCAAGCCagttggaaatattttcaaaggagGTATCATTATAACAGGCTGCAGTAccagaagaacaggaaaagcatGAAAACTAGAGTCCATTAGCTGGAATACAAGGACAGCCAAAAGGAGACTGGAGATTTTAAAAGGGACcaaggaagcaaaaaagaaagagcccCACCAGACAAGGTATGATTATATTTGAGCATAAGACATCAGAAATCCGGCAGGGacaaaagaaagagggaggaaagaagacagTAGCCTAGCACATCAGCTTGGGGGGACTGGGCCAGGTTGGGTTGGGTGGCTCCAGCATTAACCATGAGttgtatgggggggggggggcagggggagagaaTGAGAAACAGGAGGGGtcttgctgcagagcagcaccaaGGCATCCCATCATCTCTTAAAAAGTTTAAGAAGTTATAAAAGACAAACTAAACCTAAGGGGTAAACTAAAGGGAGCGAGTTGGATCCTCCCCATGTGAAGCAGCAATCCACATGTATCTTTTTGTTAGAAGTTTGTAGTTGCAAAAGCCAGAAGGTGCTACTACACcagtggccagcagagctgaggtAGCTCCGCCGCAGTGCCCTTTGCTGCTGCCACGATGCCAGGCGCAAAGCGAGCCAAGCACGCAGCCCGGCGGTGGGCGAGTGGCACCCACGACCCCTCAGCTCatggtgctgcccagctctgcactGAGCCAGGTTTTGCCTGCAAGAGCTGCTTAACTCAAGGGGGAAAACTTCTTGCCCAGTTCATCTGCCAGTCTAGCACAGGCTCCTCAAAGGGCACATCTGTAGAAAAGAGAGATGTTTCTAGCgggaaaaaccccaaacaatgTAGCTGCAGCGCATGCACTGCGGCTGCAGGGATATTTTAAACACACCCTGGTGACAGATTTTCTGAACATAGCTCAAAACAGAGATTACTGCTCTCAAGGGCCCAGCCCCCTCGGAGATCGCCGGCATAAGAGACACCCTGCGAGCCCCCCCAGGAGCACCACAGTATCCTGCAGTCCTGGAAGTCAGGCCGTGCCTCCCCAGCATCCCAAGACCCAGGGCATTTTAAGAGGATGGGCAGAGCGCATTGCTGCGAGACCTGCTGCACTCGCTCCACAGCCTGCCAGGATAGAGCGAACACAGCAAGACCTCAAACAGTTTGGGGCAAACAATTTGAGAGTCTAACCTGGATCAGTTAGAGCGGTTCTTCACTAGAGTGCTAAAGacacttttcccttctttcctcttcttgaCACCATTCTTGTAACCTCATTGTACCAGGTGAGGCATTTACATGCTTTCATATAGCATTAGGATGCTGAAATACCTTAATGACCACCATGTGAAAGGAGAGCAAAGGGATGTTATGTGGAAAGTGTCTAAGTGGGAAGGTTGTAAGACCAGGCAGGGCCAAAACTGCCAGAGCAGTGCTCTCAGCAGAAGCTATTGCAACAacagggaagggagaagaagcagaagtgCCTCATTCCTTGAGTGCTCTGACTGCATCCCACATCCCACCCAGATGCGCATTTCCTCTGCTGAGGTCATCTTGCCCTCTAGTGGTTCATGCAACAGAACTGACATAGGATTTACAGAACAGATTTAGCTGTCAGTTGTTTCAGAAGACGTGCACAAAATGAAGAGATTTaagttatttaatttaaacCAGTAATCCATTTCCTCCACATCCATTTTTTAGTGCATCAGGTTGTTAGCAACTATGGTATCAGTGTGAAGTTATGACAGAAGATGCAAAATCCTTGCTGTCTTACATTTTATGTATCACATCCAAAGTAACTTTGCGTCCAACCAACATGAATATGGAGTATAACTTACTTTCGCCACATTTCCTTTGCATGGACCCTCTTATTCCCATTCAGACTTCCTTTGAGTTCTGTCTAGCACAGAGAGACCAAGGATTAATTTATACCAGAAGcctcatttttgttctttctccaaCTATCTGCTTTATTTCATTCTACTGCAAGCTATTACCTTTAATCACCACAAACAGTTTTCAGAGATTGAACCAAACAGGCCTGTATCCAATCTGAATTTGTGATAAATCCAGGGCAATGGATTCCAGCTGAGGCTctggctttggctttgcctcCTCTATGTGTTGTTGGAACTCACCTCCACTAGGCTTAGCTGTTACTTCCCATCTCCCTGCTCACAGGAAAGCCACACAAAACACGCAGGCTAAGGTGGAAATCAGTAGTTGTGAGCTAGTAACTCCCGATTCAATAAGGCAGCAATCAGCTAGTGTCGAATGAGATCTCAGTACTCAGCTGTCCACATTGACTTATCTAGAACTGTTTCTCCCATGGTCTCCTTGGCCTGTGCAAAGCAACAGCATAATTCATCTCCCTGTTAAAGATCTTCCAAGTCACGATCCATGAAGACATGGAAGCTGTGACAGATGTGCACAAAGCTGTtcacttaggaaaaaatattttcaaattgcCAACCACCAAAGAACACTCTTCAGCATTAAAAACCATGAAATAAAGATCAATTACAGAGTATCTTTGCTTGCATGGGAAGTACTATCATAACTTCTTCCTTCCACAGCTTTGCTGCACAGGTCATGGGCTGCTGGAAGCAAGAGAAAAGCGGCAATTGGATTTTTCCCACTCTGATCCTCTGTGTCTATGGATTCTTCTATATGATGAAGCCATCGGAACCTTTTCTAACCCCTTATCTAACAGGGCCAGACAAAAACCTGACTATATATGAGGTATGATTTTactccatcttttcttttatacggatcatcaaaagaaaaaaaggaagtatatCAGAGGCTTTGTTAGGTTACAATTTGCTGGAGGTGGCATAAAAAACAGACTCAGTGTATACATCAACAGAACTTATAAGGTTTAAGATGGTTTCCTGCCGAACATACAGCGCTTCAGAACAGTGTAGTTATATATTTTATCAATTCTTTTATGGAAAGAATTACCCTCTACAAAGCCATTACAGACAAACGAATTTCTCTTCCCTCAAACCAATAACAGCGATTTCCTCTTTTGCTTTCCAGGTAACAAACCAGATTCTCCCAGTTTGGACATACTCCTACCTCGTGCTCCTTTTCCCAGTCTTCTTGATCACCGACTACGCACGCTACAAGCCCATCATCATGCTGCAGGGCGTCAGCTTCATCATCACGTGGCTCTTGCTCCTCTTCGCGCACGGTGTGGTGGCCATGCAGGTGGTGGAGTTCTTCTACGGCATGGTGACAGCCACCGAGGTTGCCTATTACGCCTACATCTACAGCGTCGTCAGCACCGAGCACTACCAGAAAGCGACCAGCTACTGCCGCAGCATCACCCTTGTGGCGGCCACCGTTGCTGCAGTGCTGGGCCAGCTTCTGGTTTCCTTGGCCCACGTCTCCTACTTCTGCCTCAATGCCATTACTTTGGCTTCTCTGTCCTTAGCGTTTGTCTGCTCGTTTTTCCTCCCAATGCCCCAAAAAAGTATGTTCTTCCACAGGAAGGATGGGGCAGACAGTCTCCAGAAACCAGATAAAGTTCTGGCTACAGTCAGCCCCAGCGAGCCTCACGGCTGCCGGGAGGACAGAGACCCTGTATCGGTGGACCCGAGACCAGCACCCGAGCAGCCGGCTGACCAACCCCCGCCCCAGAATCACGCACTcagggtgctgctgcagctgagcaAGGACTTAAGGGAGTGCTATAGCTCCCGGAAACTTCTCTACTGGTCCCTGTGGTGGGCTCTGGCCACAGCAGGCTTTAACCAGGTTGTGAACTACATCCAAGTGCTGTGGGACTTCCGAGCCCCCTCTCACAGCTCTGCAGTGTATAACGGAGCCGTCGAAGCAATAGCAACTTTTCTGAGTAAGTTAACAAGATAGTGTTTAAGAATCTATCACAAAGGCAGCTAATAAATTTCTTTTCgagcatttttattctattgcagatattccagaaaaatgtgctttgtACATTCAGGCTGTCTTTTGGATGTGCAAAAGAGTTGACATACAGCCTgttctatttttctgtatgaCTGGGGCACCCAGCTTTATCCTATCAGCCCACAAATAGCAGGAAAGTCACATAGATCTTGCATCCAGGTGCTAAATCCATTCAGAGACACCAACCTTTCTTTTGCcaagattatttttccccccaaataaGCATCACTGTGGTTCCCATAGCAATGGTATCAGCTTAGGAAGATAAGGAGCTTTCCATAAACACTTCATATGGAAAGAACATAAACCTCTCATTAAGGACTTTCTTTATTGAAATAGTGCTACACAGCCTGAGGCAAAGAATTTTACTCATTCCAAGATGGCCAGGTTTGCAAGAAAAGTGCTCATTGAATTCATTATGTTAACCATTGCTCTTTTGCACCTGAAGCAGTTTTCCATACATTATAAACTATGTAATATTATCCAAAGGCAGTGGCAGAGGATACCGCCCTGACTTGGCGGTTTCACACATTCAGATTGTGCAAGTCTTCTACAGCAGCACAAAACATTGGGGTGTGACCAACCAGGGCAGATGGCTGTGTCTATATCACAGCTGGCAATTTGGATTACTCTTAATCATCAAGAGGAAATAAGATACttctaagataaaaaaaaaaaaatctcatcaagGTAGGTAATTAATAGAGATCACCTGAATCATGCATTAGAAACACCAAATTCCTGTAGTGCCAACAACCTGATAAATTATTCTTAGAATTGCTTAATTCTCAGTGAGGAGGTATAGAAGTTTCCAAATTGTACAAAACCCCTCTAAGATGGTTAGTCAGATGGTTTACCTTTACAACAGATGTATCTTTGTAGCAGAGCCACCAGACACCAATCAGTGcttattctttctcatttctctgaaTGTATTTACCTGATACTTtacaaaattccatttttggCAACTTAGCCCCTTTATGAGCTGTGCAGAACTCAACTATTAAGCTGAGCAGTAAGTTTACTATCTTAGCTGTGAGGTAAACCAGTAGAAGCTGGAAGAATTTTCTCTTTAGCTGTCACAGAGaagtatttttccatcttcctttAATAAAACCTGTTCCTAATTTGCTCCCTAGGGATACATACTGGGTACAGACAGCTGACTTTCACCTaggaaatgatttctttcacaTAACAGTTTATCCTATGAAGCAGAATAAAACCATACCAGATTTGGCACCAGGAAAAGAGTGAGAGGAACTTGATTTATGCAGTTCTGTAAAAGTGACTGGTCATCTGCTCAACTTCAGAAGTGAttagaaaaactttaaaaatgctcCAGAACTGTTCTACTTAATTATTCAGTGTTGGCTTTTGAAACAAGGGGGTATCAAAATCTGGCTGTACAATGAATACAacatttgtgtgtttgtttctctcttcctaGGTGCAGTAACCTCTTTAGCAGTAGGATATGTGAAAATGAACTGGGACCTTTTTGGAGAACTGGCTTTGGGGATCTTCTCCACAATGGCTGCTGGTTGTCTATATCTCATGCACTTTACCATCAACATTTGGGCATGTTATGCTGGCTACCTCATTTTCAAGGCATGCTATATGCTCCTTATAACAATAGCAACGTAAGTATAAACCCTTACAGTGCTACCATTACACATAGAATGGTAACAATATATTTAAGTTTACTTTGGACATCCCTCCTTTTTCTCAGAGGTAGGTGATCTAATGCTAGACATAACTGCTTAAAAACAATGACTTTTAAATGTCTAGTCATGTTAGGTTCATCCTTCTAAACAgccataaaagaaaaactaatgtAAGGCTGTAGAACATCTGCCAGGGC
This Rhea pennata isolate bPtePen1 chromosome 9, bPtePen1.pri, whole genome shotgun sequence DNA region includes the following protein-coding sequences:
- the LOC134144270 gene encoding thiamine transporter 2-like, encoding MGCWKQEKSGNWIFPTLILCVYGFFYMMKPSEPFLTPYLTGPDKNLTIYEVTNQILPVWTYSYLVLLFPVFLITDYARYKPIIMLQGVSFIITWLLLLFAHGVVAMQVVEFFYGMVTATEVAYYAYIYSVVSTEHYQKATSYCRSITLVAATVAAVLGQLLVSLAHVSYFCLNAITLASLSLAFVCSFFLPMPQKSMFFHRKDGADSLQKPDKVLATVSPSEPHGCREDRDPVSVDPRPAPEQPADQPPPQNHALRVLLQLSKDLRECYSSRKLLYWSLWWALATAGFNQVVNYIQVLWDFRAPSHSSAVYNGAVEAIATFLSAVTSLAVGYVKMNWDLFGELALGIFSTMAAGCLYLMHFTINIWACYAGYLIFKACYMLLITIATFQIAVNLSMERYALMFGVNNFFALVIQTVLTVVVVDSKGLGLDIVTQFLIYSSYFTVIAGIFLLRSMCVLVSIKCKRKILRFCKEPPSLAEHESKQTTAVHTTRL